One window of the Triticum dicoccoides isolate Atlit2015 ecotype Zavitan chromosome 3B, WEW_v2.0, whole genome shotgun sequence genome contains the following:
- the LOC119279632 gene encoding aspartyl protease family protein 2-like: MAEHKRTVSTLVLLLLLSFFSASTNATRPPATLRIPVVHRDAVFPPPPVASRGNLLSRRAAGYATLKASLCLRRSSAHNDRLHSPVMSGLPFDSGEYFASVGVGTPSTTALLVIDTGSDLIWLQCKPCRRCHRQMSLLYDPKGSSTYRQIPCSSPRCFPRQGCDGSTGACGYTMVYGDGSGSRGNLATDRLVFSNDTSVDSIVIGCGHDNEELFDSSAGVLGVGRGAGSLATQVVPTYGRYFAYCLGDRTSAARSSGSYLAFGRTPEPPCTAFTPLLSNPRRPNLYYVNMAGFSVGGKRVTGGFSSCSLSLDPATGRGGLVVDSGTSISRLPRDAYAALRDAFDARAAAAGMRRLARGMSVFDACYELRGASVPAVTLHFAGGADVALPPGNYFIPEQGGKYHCLALEATDDGLSVLGNVLQQGFRVVFDVEKERVGFAPNGC; encoded by the coding sequence ATGGCGGAGCACAAGCGTACAGTTTCCACCctcgttctcctcctcctcctctccttcttcTCGGCGTCGACGAATGCCACACGGCCACCAGCAACGCTCCGCATCCCCGTCGTCCACCGCGACGCGGTCTTCCCGCCGCCGCCGGTCGCCAGCCGGGGTAACCTCCTAAGCCGCCGCGCGGCGGGCTACGCCACCCTCAAGGCGTCCCTCTGCCTCCGCCGCTCCTCCGCGCACAACGACCGCCTCCACTCCccagtcatgtccgggctcccctTCGACAGCGGCGAGTACTTCGCGTCCGTCGGCGTGGGCACCCCGTCCACCACCGCGCTGCTCGTCATCGACACCGGGAGCGACCTCATCTGGCTGCAGTGCAAGCCCTGCCGCCGCTGCCACCGCCAGATGAGCCTGCTCTACGACCCCAAGGGCTCCAGCACCTACCGCCAGATCCCATGCTCGTCGCCGCGGTGCTTCCCTCGCCAGGGCTGCGACGGCAGCACCGGGGCCTGCGGGTACACCATGGTCTACGGCGACGGCTCCGGCAGCAGGGGCAACCTCGCCACCGACAGGCTCGTCTTCTCCAACGACACGTCCGTGGACAGCATCGTCATCGGGTGCGGCCACGACAACGAGGAGCTGTTCGACTCGTCGGCCGGGGTGCTGGGCGTCGGCCGCGGCGCCGGCTCCCTGGCGACGCAGGTGGTGCCGACCTACGGGCGCTACTTCGCCTACTGCCTCGGCGACCGCACGTCCGCCGCGCGGAGCAGCGGCTCCTACCTCGCCTTCGGCCGCACGCCGGAGCCGCCGTGCACGGCCTTCACCCCGCTGCTGTCCAACCCGCGGCGCCCCAACCTCTACTACGTGAACATGGCCGGCTTCAGCGTCGGCGGCAAGCGGGTCACCGGGGGCTTCTCCAGCTGCAGCCTCTCCTTGGACCCGGCGACCGGGCGGGGCGGCCTGGTGGTGGACTCGGGCACGTCCATATCGCGGCTCCCCAGGGACGCGTACGCGGCGCTGCGCGACGCCTTCGACGCGCGCGCGGCCGCGGCCGGGATGCGGAGGCTGGCCCGGGGCATGTCAGTGTTCGACGCGTGCTACGAGCTCCGAGGCGCCAGCGTGCCGGCAGTGACGCTGCACTTCGCCGGCGGGGCGGACGTGGCGCTGCCCCCGGGGAACTACTTCATACCCGAGCAGGGCGGGAAGTACCACTGCCTGGCGCTGGAGGCGACGGACGACGGGCTCAGCGTGCTCGGCAACGTCCTGCAGCAGGGATTCCGGGTCGTGTTCGACGTCGAGAAGGAGCGTGTCGGGTTCGCTCCAAATGGCTGCTAA
- the LOC119276974 gene encoding uncharacterized protein At4g10930-like isoform X1: MPMQMDVDGQPSEALEEMDNLENYTSENEICGICRDIVIDRGVLDGCQHWFCYTCIDNWSAITNRCPLCKIEFQNITSTPVYDSTGTGDTIEDDYPLTSGDDDWYEPGESNTLSFPSYYIDAEAVVCLDGGDCIIRSGLVAAEDNSALDTSIACDSCDLWYHAICVGFNPETTSEDSWLCPRCVSIEAKNESEVILKQNISGDSDRTSTGASFSGRVSVSVADDGETALVVSMVGVNSESKDDLQEGSLGSKTAQEAFYCNSHPSCSIDDLSHEDVANACIPRNKDISCSLHNKSSETNLARMVSSEPTQRSSELSAMRESACILFSAEHGNISNEQSEVPQDGLSYSLLCRNKEAESTGEDAALPRNSNGKSPVIKSAQLSSAASKVARSADIDMINSDAVQKRKNDQNTQLPPILFSRQDRQNTSDMESGGEISHPAKKAKLGVPDQEMDLIANSGVSSSDCHATSIAAEVIASDTSKIATQNKYVPDIMSIVEGESYMRDPGRELAKPVGRRAGDKPGLRMKKILHKDGKESTAVVQKLQQEIREVVRDNGISILEKDNAFDEKLLTAFRSAIGKSMDGPAKKPNLSLARKSLLQKGKIRENLTKKLYASSTGRRRSAWHRDREVDFWKHRCSPGINPEKIETLQSVLQLLKESSDTGTRKESAEEKKAFLSRLYLADASVVPRKGDIKPLSALEGCLPFDKNSQIKGDDSKSTNKPAPVTQTIKINSPNSTRKVLSSSTLSKEALSRREDKNGQAAQNKQNQSAGDIKQDKRKWALEILARKNASSIASKDQTEGTDDLSRNYPLLAKLPVDMRPQLTTGRHNKVPISVRQAQLYRIAEYYLQRANLDVIRRCADTELAIADAVNVENDIYGKSSSKSVYVNLCSQATRQSAKPKPENDASTLTEKAEVSSDLISQQVTTENTNSGNSNVEEALDRAGLLDIPATAGQTDKSELGGVLEQNASENTVCFNSVEEALKRAGLFDSPPNSPERKSTTAECNSRTVSGSPISMQQKYTNTDDTYLVNLDSEPSRSLQSSSDSRFRDASPLKDEDDSSCQQPKCSSEDDQKLIPSGETTDATENETLSVNLAEADKCSLQCEKTSQTDKETVADIPDEGTGHVEDSKEMDITVSDLHNKSSHGNNVPKEGEGISQAVKLELGKEKSSSGNQELNRKHSKGDKSSTHPAESVDSWKKPAPDPGNNSTPVSSSSIHKKVEMFVKENIRPLCKSGVITVEQYRWAVAKTAEKVMKHHSEAKNANFLIKEGDKVKKLALQYVEAAQQKIS; the protein is encoded by the exons GAAAATTATACATCTGAGAATGAAATTTGCGGCATTTGTAGAGATATTGTCATCGATAGAGGAGTTTTGGATGGTTGCCAACACTG GTTTTGCTATACATGCATAGACAACTGGTCTGCCATCACAAATCGCTGCCCCCTCTGCAAAATTGAATTTCAGAATATAACATCCACTCCA GTATATGATAGTACTGGTACTGGAGATACTATTGAAGACGATTACCCTTTAACAAG TGGTGATGATGATTGGTATGAGCCAGGCGAAAGCAACACACTATCTTTCCCATCATACTATATAGATGCAGAA GCAGTAGTTTGTTTGGATGGTGGTGATTGCATAATTCGAAGTGGACTCGTGGCAGCTGAGGATAATTCAGCTTTAGATACATCAATTGCTTGTGATTCCTGTGATCTATG GTATCATGCTATATGTGTGGGCTTTAATCCAGAAACTACATCTGAAGATTCGTGGTTGTGCCCAAG ATGTGTATCGATTGAAGCGAAAAATGAGTCAGAGGTTATCCTGAAGCAAAACATCAGTGGAGATTCTGATAGAACATCTACCGGTGCATCATTTTCTGGGAGGGTGTCAGTATCTGTTGCAGATGATGGTGAAACTGCCCTTGTTGTCTCGATGGTTGGTGTAAATTCTGAAAGTAAGGATGACCTACAAGAAGGTTCACTAGGCTCGAAGACAGCCCAAGAAGCATTTTATTGCAATTCACATCCAAGTTGTTCCATAGATGATTTATCACATGAGGATGTTGCAAATGCCTGTATCCCGAGGAACAAAGATATTTCCTGTAGCTTACACAATAAATCTTCTGAAACTAATTTGGCTCGCATGGTTTCTTCTGAACCAACACAAAGATCATCAGAACTTTCAGCAATGCGTGAGTCAGCATGTATCTTATTTAGCGCAGAGCATGGTAATATTTCAAATGAACAGTCAGAAGTACCACAAGATGGGCTATCTTATTCATTATTATGTAGAAATAAGGAGGCTGAAAGTACAGGAGAGGATGCTGCGCTGCCTAGAAACAGTAATGGGAAATCTCCTGTCATCAAATCTGCACAACTTTCATCAGCAG CTAGTAAGGTGGCAAGATCAGCTGACATTGATATGATCAACTCAGACGCAGTTCAGAAGAGGAAAAATGACCAGAACACGCAGTTGCCACCCAT TCTTTTTTCCAGGCAGGATAGACAAAATACCAGTGACATGGAATCAGGAGGTGAAATTAGTCATCCTGCGAAGAAAGCAAAACTGGGAGTGCCGGATCAGGAAATGGATCTCATTGCAAACTCAGGTGTTTCTTCATCAGACTGCCATGCTACTTCGATTGCAGCCGAAGTTATTGCCAGTGATACATCAAAAATTGCCACACAGAATAAATATGTCCCTGATATAATGAGTATAGTTGAAGGAGAGAGCTACATGAGGGATCCTGGCAGGGAGCTGGCGAAGCCTGTAGGCAGAAGAGCAGGAGATAAGCCTGGTCTTAGAATGAAGAAGATTTTACACAAGGACGGAAAAGAATCAACTGCTGTAGTTCAGAAGCTACAACAAGAGATAAGGGAAGTAGTTAGAGATAATGGTATTAGTATACTCGAGAAGGATAACGCTTTTGACGAAAAACTTTTGACCGCATTCCGTTCAGCAATTGGGAAGTCCATGGATGGACCAGCCAAAAAACCCAACCTTTCACTCGCAAGGAAGTCGCTGCTTCAAAAGGGCAAGATACGTGAGAATCTGACCAAGAAGTTGTATGCATCATCCACAGGAAGGAGACGAAGTGCATGGCACCGTGACAGGGAAGTTGACTTCTGGAAACATCGTTGCTCCCCAGGGATAAATCCTGAAAAGATTGAGACACTGCAATCAGTACTTCAGTTACTCAAGGAATCCTCAGATACTGGCACGCGCAAAGAAAGTGCTGAGGAGAAGAAAGCCTTTTTGTCCAGGTTATATCTGGCTGATGCATCAGTTGTTCCCAGAAAGGGTGATATAAAACCTCTCTCCGCCCTTGAAGGGTGCCTCCCATTCGATAAAAATAGCCAAATCAAAGGTGACGACAGCAAATCAACAAACAAACCTGCACCTGTGACTCAGACAATCAAAATCAATTCGCCCAACAGCACCAGAAAAGTATTGAGTTCTTCGACCCTGAGTAAAGAAGCATTGAGTAGAAGAGAAGACAAAAATGGTCAGGCAGCACAGAATAAACAAAACCAATCTGCTGGTGATATCAAGCAGGACAAAAGAAAATGGGCCCTTGAGATCCTGGCAAGGAAAAATGCCAGCTCTATTGCTAGCAAAGATCAAACAGAAGGCACAGACGATCTCAGCAGGAACTACCCTTTATTA GCAAAACTTCCTGTGGATATGCGGCCACAGCTCACAACTGGACGTCATAATAAAGTTCCTATTTCAGTTAGACAG GCACAACTTTACCGCATTGCCGAGTATTATCTGCAGAGAGCAAATTTGGATGTTATTCGCAGATGTGCAGATACCGAATTGGCTATTGCTGATGCTGTCAATGTAGAAAATGATATTTACGGGAAGTCCAGTAGCAAATCAGTTTATGTGAATCTTTGCTCCCAGGCTACTCGCCAGTCTGCCAAGCCAAAACCCGAGAATGATGCTTCAACTCTAACTGAAAAGGCTGAAGTTAGCAGCGATTTGATATCACAGCAGGTTACAACTGAAAATACCAATAGTGGTAACAGTAATGTGGAAGAAGCTTTAGACAGAGCAGGCCTTTTGGATATTCCTGCTACTGCCGGACAAACTGATAAGAGTGAACTAGGTGGTGTGCTTGAGCAGAATGCGAGTGAAAATACTGTTTGTTTCAACAGCGTGGAAGAAGCGCTAAAAAGAGCAGGCCTCTTTGATTCCCCTCCTAACAGTCCCGAGAGAAAAAGTACCACAGCTGAATGTAATTCCAGGACAGTTTCCGGTTCTCCAATTTCCATGCAACAAAAATATACAAATACAGATGATACTTACTTGGTAAATTTGGACTCTGAACCGAGCAGAAGTTTGCAGTCAAGTTCTGATTCTAGGTTTAGGGATGCATCCCCACTTAAAGATGAGGATGATTCATCCTGTCAGCAACCAAAATGTAGTTCTGAGGATGATCAGAAATTGATACCCAGCGGAGAAACTACAGATGCAACAGAAAATGAAACCCTTTCAGTGAACTTGGCCGAAGCCGATAAATGTAGTTTGCAATGCGAAAAAACGAGTCAAACAGACAAGGAAACTGTAGCTGACATCCCTGATGAAGGTACCGGGCATGTGGAGGACTCAAAAGAAATGGACATAACAGTGAGCGATTTGCATAATAAATCTAGTCATGGGAATAATGTGCCGAAAGAAGGTGAAGGAATCAGTCAAGCAGTGAAACTGGAGCTCGGTAAAGAGAAGTCTTCCAGTGGCAATCAAGAGTTGAATCGTAAACATTCCAAAGGAGACAAGTCATCTACCCATCCAGCAGAAAGTGTAGACAGTTGGAAGAAACCAGCACCTGACCCAGGCAATAACAGCACACCAGTTTCATCTAGTTCCATACATAAGAAG GTTGAAATGTTTGTGAAAGAGAACATCAGGCCACTTTGCAAGAGCGGCGTAATCACCGTGGAGCAATACAGGTGGGCTGTTGCTAAAACAGCAGAGAAGGTTATGAAGCACCACTCGGAGGCTAAGAATGCCAACTTCCTGATCAAGGAGGGTGACAAGGTGAAAAAGCTTGCTCTGCAGTATGTTGAGGCAGCTCAGCAAAAGATCAGTTGA
- the LOC119276974 gene encoding uncharacterized protein At4g10930-like isoform X2: MPMQMDVDGQPSEALEEMDNLENYTSENEICGICRDIVIDRGVLDGCQHWFCYTCIDNWSAITNRCPLCKIEFQNITSTPVYDSTGTGDTIEDDYPLTSGDDDWYEPGESNTLSFPSYYIDAEAVVCLDGGDCIIRSGLVAAEDNSALDTSIACDSCDLWYHAICVGFNPETTSEDSWLCPRCVSIEAKNESEVILKQNISGDSDRTSTGASFSGRVSVSVADDGETALVVSMVGVNSESKDDLQEGSLGSKTAQEAFYCNSHPSCSIDDLSHEDVANACIPRNKDISCSLHNKSSETNLARMVSSEPTQRSSELSAMRESACILFSAEHGNISNEQSEVPQDGLSYSLLCRNKEAESTGEDAALPRNSNGKSPVIKSAQLSSAASKVARSADIDMINSDAVQKRKNDQNTQLPPMQDRQNTSDMESGGEISHPAKKAKLGVPDQEMDLIANSGVSSSDCHATSIAAEVIASDTSKIATQNKYVPDIMSIVEGESYMRDPGRELAKPVGRRAGDKPGLRMKKILHKDGKESTAVVQKLQQEIREVVRDNGISILEKDNAFDEKLLTAFRSAIGKSMDGPAKKPNLSLARKSLLQKGKIRENLTKKLYASSTGRRRSAWHRDREVDFWKHRCSPGINPEKIETLQSVLQLLKESSDTGTRKESAEEKKAFLSRLYLADASVVPRKGDIKPLSALEGCLPFDKNSQIKGDDSKSTNKPAPVTQTIKINSPNSTRKVLSSSTLSKEALSRREDKNGQAAQNKQNQSAGDIKQDKRKWALEILARKNASSIASKDQTEGTDDLSRNYPLLAKLPVDMRPQLTTGRHNKVPISVRQAQLYRIAEYYLQRANLDVIRRCADTELAIADAVNVENDIYGKSSSKSVYVNLCSQATRQSAKPKPENDASTLTEKAEVSSDLISQQVTTENTNSGNSNVEEALDRAGLLDIPATAGQTDKSELGGVLEQNASENTVCFNSVEEALKRAGLFDSPPNSPERKSTTAECNSRTVSGSPISMQQKYTNTDDTYLVNLDSEPSRSLQSSSDSRFRDASPLKDEDDSSCQQPKCSSEDDQKLIPSGETTDATENETLSVNLAEADKCSLQCEKTSQTDKETVADIPDEGTGHVEDSKEMDITVSDLHNKSSHGNNVPKEGEGISQAVKLELGKEKSSSGNQELNRKHSKGDKSSTHPAESVDSWKKPAPDPGNNSTPVSSSSIHKKVEMFVKENIRPLCKSGVITVEQYRWAVAKTAEKVMKHHSEAKNANFLIKEGDKVKKLALQYVEAAQQKIS, from the exons GAAAATTATACATCTGAGAATGAAATTTGCGGCATTTGTAGAGATATTGTCATCGATAGAGGAGTTTTGGATGGTTGCCAACACTG GTTTTGCTATACATGCATAGACAACTGGTCTGCCATCACAAATCGCTGCCCCCTCTGCAAAATTGAATTTCAGAATATAACATCCACTCCA GTATATGATAGTACTGGTACTGGAGATACTATTGAAGACGATTACCCTTTAACAAG TGGTGATGATGATTGGTATGAGCCAGGCGAAAGCAACACACTATCTTTCCCATCATACTATATAGATGCAGAA GCAGTAGTTTGTTTGGATGGTGGTGATTGCATAATTCGAAGTGGACTCGTGGCAGCTGAGGATAATTCAGCTTTAGATACATCAATTGCTTGTGATTCCTGTGATCTATG GTATCATGCTATATGTGTGGGCTTTAATCCAGAAACTACATCTGAAGATTCGTGGTTGTGCCCAAG ATGTGTATCGATTGAAGCGAAAAATGAGTCAGAGGTTATCCTGAAGCAAAACATCAGTGGAGATTCTGATAGAACATCTACCGGTGCATCATTTTCTGGGAGGGTGTCAGTATCTGTTGCAGATGATGGTGAAACTGCCCTTGTTGTCTCGATGGTTGGTGTAAATTCTGAAAGTAAGGATGACCTACAAGAAGGTTCACTAGGCTCGAAGACAGCCCAAGAAGCATTTTATTGCAATTCACATCCAAGTTGTTCCATAGATGATTTATCACATGAGGATGTTGCAAATGCCTGTATCCCGAGGAACAAAGATATTTCCTGTAGCTTACACAATAAATCTTCTGAAACTAATTTGGCTCGCATGGTTTCTTCTGAACCAACACAAAGATCATCAGAACTTTCAGCAATGCGTGAGTCAGCATGTATCTTATTTAGCGCAGAGCATGGTAATATTTCAAATGAACAGTCAGAAGTACCACAAGATGGGCTATCTTATTCATTATTATGTAGAAATAAGGAGGCTGAAAGTACAGGAGAGGATGCTGCGCTGCCTAGAAACAGTAATGGGAAATCTCCTGTCATCAAATCTGCACAACTTTCATCAGCAG CTAGTAAGGTGGCAAGATCAGCTGACATTGATATGATCAACTCAGACGCAGTTCAGAAGAGGAAAAATGACCAGAACACGCAGTTGCCACCCAT GCAGGATAGACAAAATACCAGTGACATGGAATCAGGAGGTGAAATTAGTCATCCTGCGAAGAAAGCAAAACTGGGAGTGCCGGATCAGGAAATGGATCTCATTGCAAACTCAGGTGTTTCTTCATCAGACTGCCATGCTACTTCGATTGCAGCCGAAGTTATTGCCAGTGATACATCAAAAATTGCCACACAGAATAAATATGTCCCTGATATAATGAGTATAGTTGAAGGAGAGAGCTACATGAGGGATCCTGGCAGGGAGCTGGCGAAGCCTGTAGGCAGAAGAGCAGGAGATAAGCCTGGTCTTAGAATGAAGAAGATTTTACACAAGGACGGAAAAGAATCAACTGCTGTAGTTCAGAAGCTACAACAAGAGATAAGGGAAGTAGTTAGAGATAATGGTATTAGTATACTCGAGAAGGATAACGCTTTTGACGAAAAACTTTTGACCGCATTCCGTTCAGCAATTGGGAAGTCCATGGATGGACCAGCCAAAAAACCCAACCTTTCACTCGCAAGGAAGTCGCTGCTTCAAAAGGGCAAGATACGTGAGAATCTGACCAAGAAGTTGTATGCATCATCCACAGGAAGGAGACGAAGTGCATGGCACCGTGACAGGGAAGTTGACTTCTGGAAACATCGTTGCTCCCCAGGGATAAATCCTGAAAAGATTGAGACACTGCAATCAGTACTTCAGTTACTCAAGGAATCCTCAGATACTGGCACGCGCAAAGAAAGTGCTGAGGAGAAGAAAGCCTTTTTGTCCAGGTTATATCTGGCTGATGCATCAGTTGTTCCCAGAAAGGGTGATATAAAACCTCTCTCCGCCCTTGAAGGGTGCCTCCCATTCGATAAAAATAGCCAAATCAAAGGTGACGACAGCAAATCAACAAACAAACCTGCACCTGTGACTCAGACAATCAAAATCAATTCGCCCAACAGCACCAGAAAAGTATTGAGTTCTTCGACCCTGAGTAAAGAAGCATTGAGTAGAAGAGAAGACAAAAATGGTCAGGCAGCACAGAATAAACAAAACCAATCTGCTGGTGATATCAAGCAGGACAAAAGAAAATGGGCCCTTGAGATCCTGGCAAGGAAAAATGCCAGCTCTATTGCTAGCAAAGATCAAACAGAAGGCACAGACGATCTCAGCAGGAACTACCCTTTATTA GCAAAACTTCCTGTGGATATGCGGCCACAGCTCACAACTGGACGTCATAATAAAGTTCCTATTTCAGTTAGACAG GCACAACTTTACCGCATTGCCGAGTATTATCTGCAGAGAGCAAATTTGGATGTTATTCGCAGATGTGCAGATACCGAATTGGCTATTGCTGATGCTGTCAATGTAGAAAATGATATTTACGGGAAGTCCAGTAGCAAATCAGTTTATGTGAATCTTTGCTCCCAGGCTACTCGCCAGTCTGCCAAGCCAAAACCCGAGAATGATGCTTCAACTCTAACTGAAAAGGCTGAAGTTAGCAGCGATTTGATATCACAGCAGGTTACAACTGAAAATACCAATAGTGGTAACAGTAATGTGGAAGAAGCTTTAGACAGAGCAGGCCTTTTGGATATTCCTGCTACTGCCGGACAAACTGATAAGAGTGAACTAGGTGGTGTGCTTGAGCAGAATGCGAGTGAAAATACTGTTTGTTTCAACAGCGTGGAAGAAGCGCTAAAAAGAGCAGGCCTCTTTGATTCCCCTCCTAACAGTCCCGAGAGAAAAAGTACCACAGCTGAATGTAATTCCAGGACAGTTTCCGGTTCTCCAATTTCCATGCAACAAAAATATACAAATACAGATGATACTTACTTGGTAAATTTGGACTCTGAACCGAGCAGAAGTTTGCAGTCAAGTTCTGATTCTAGGTTTAGGGATGCATCCCCACTTAAAGATGAGGATGATTCATCCTGTCAGCAACCAAAATGTAGTTCTGAGGATGATCAGAAATTGATACCCAGCGGAGAAACTACAGATGCAACAGAAAATGAAACCCTTTCAGTGAACTTGGCCGAAGCCGATAAATGTAGTTTGCAATGCGAAAAAACGAGTCAAACAGACAAGGAAACTGTAGCTGACATCCCTGATGAAGGTACCGGGCATGTGGAGGACTCAAAAGAAATGGACATAACAGTGAGCGATTTGCATAATAAATCTAGTCATGGGAATAATGTGCCGAAAGAAGGTGAAGGAATCAGTCAAGCAGTGAAACTGGAGCTCGGTAAAGAGAAGTCTTCCAGTGGCAATCAAGAGTTGAATCGTAAACATTCCAAAGGAGACAAGTCATCTACCCATCCAGCAGAAAGTGTAGACAGTTGGAAGAAACCAGCACCTGACCCAGGCAATAACAGCACACCAGTTTCATCTAGTTCCATACATAAGAAG GTTGAAATGTTTGTGAAAGAGAACATCAGGCCACTTTGCAAGAGCGGCGTAATCACCGTGGAGCAATACAGGTGGGCTGTTGCTAAAACAGCAGAGAAGGTTATGAAGCACCACTCGGAGGCTAAGAATGCCAACTTCCTGATCAAGGAGGGTGACAAGGTGAAAAAGCTTGCTCTGCAGTATGTTGAGGCAGCTCAGCAAAAGATCAGTTGA